In Amycolatopsis coloradensis, one genomic interval encodes:
- a CDS encoding polyprenyl synthetase family protein, which produces MASTMAAGTVPSKEAQVAWLDALGGRCLAEAHGFVEARAAEHFSGRGEGELAETVLPQFLAGGKFLRPMFAYVGWRCGGPESDAALRAASSLELLHCFALAQDDVMDASALRRGRPALHVRFARWHAEQGWSGSADRFGESAATLAGDLFLVWSEQLLRESGLDAETLSRGWPRYDAMRAELAVGQLADLVNDARTLPGWDALLDVLRRKSGNYTVRRPLEFGAALAGCGPDVMAALAEYGGLVGEAFQFMDDLLGVFGDPAVTGKPAGQDLRDRKASSVVVLAVEMADRRQRDELGELLNLTTVDDDAVSRWRELITATGARERLGELIRERADKALAVIDPAVVPRQSADALAVLATRCTERDQ; this is translated from the coding sequence ATGGCGTCGACCATGGCGGCGGGAACGGTGCCGTCGAAGGAGGCGCAGGTCGCCTGGCTGGACGCTTTGGGCGGGCGTTGTCTTGCCGAAGCCCACGGTTTCGTCGAAGCACGGGCCGCCGAGCACTTTTCCGGCCGTGGCGAGGGCGAACTCGCGGAAACCGTCCTCCCTCAGTTCCTCGCCGGAGGGAAATTCCTCCGGCCGATGTTCGCCTATGTCGGCTGGCGATGCGGAGGCCCGGAATCGGACGCCGCCCTGCGGGCCGCGTCGAGCTTGGAGTTGCTCCATTGTTTCGCACTGGCGCAGGACGACGTCATGGACGCCTCGGCGCTGCGGCGGGGCCGTCCCGCGCTGCACGTGCGGTTCGCGCGGTGGCATGCCGAACAGGGGTGGAGTGGCTCCGCCGACCGGTTCGGCGAATCCGCGGCGACGCTCGCCGGTGACCTTTTCCTGGTCTGGTCGGAGCAGCTGCTCCGGGAGTCCGGTTTGGACGCGGAAACGCTGTCGCGCGGCTGGCCCCGGTACGACGCGATGCGCGCCGAGCTGGCGGTGGGCCAACTCGCCGATCTGGTGAACGACGCCCGGACGCTTCCCGGCTGGGACGCGCTGCTCGACGTGCTGCGCCGGAAGTCCGGCAACTACACCGTCCGCAGGCCGCTGGAGTTCGGCGCGGCGCTGGCGGGCTGCGGTCCGGACGTCATGGCCGCCCTCGCCGAGTACGGCGGCCTGGTCGGCGAGGCGTTCCAGTTCATGGACGACCTGCTCGGTGTCTTCGGTGATCCCGCGGTCACCGGCAAACCCGCCGGCCAGGACCTCCGCGATCGCAAGGCGTCCAGCGTCGTGGTACTCGCCGTGGAGATGGCCGACCGGCGGCAGCGTGACGAACTCGGCGAACTGCTGAACCTGACCACGGTCGACGACGACGCGGTGTCCCGCTGGCGCGAGTTGATCACGGCGACCGGCGCACGCGAACGCCTCGGCGAACTCATCCGGGAACGTGCCGACAAGGCGCTCGCGGTCATCGACCCAGCCGTCGTCCCCCGACAGTCCGCGGACGCGCTGGCCGTCCTCGCCACCCGGTGCACGGAGCGCGACCAGTGA